In one window of Lynx canadensis isolate LIC74 chromosome B3, mLynCan4.pri.v2, whole genome shotgun sequence DNA:
- the AP4S1 gene encoding AP-4 complex subunit sigma-1 isoform X2, with the protein MIKFFLMVNKQGQTRLSKYYEHVEINKRTLLETEVIRSCLSRSNEQCSFIEFKDFKLIYRQYAALFIVVGVNDTENEMAIYEFIHNFVEVLDEYFSRVSELDVSFFKAMSQVFLSTWQSTG; encoded by the exons atgataaaatttttccTCATGGTGAATAAACAAGGGCAGACCCGACTTTCTAAGTACTATGAACATGTGGAGATTAATAAGCGTACACTTCTGGAAACGGAAGTCATAAGGAGCTGTCTCTCCCGATCCAATGAGCAA TGCTCTTTCATTGAATTTAAGGATTTTAAGCTGATTTATCGACAGTATGCAGCTCTCTTCATTGTGGTTGGAGTTAATGACACTGAG aatgagaTGGCAATTTATGAATTCATCCATAACTTTGTGGAAGTTTTAGATGAATACTTCAGCCGCGTG agtgAATTAGATGTATCCTTTTTCAAAGCCATGAGCCAGGTTTTCCTCAGTACTTGGCAAAGCACAGGCTAG